From one Pseudomonas sp. S35 genomic stretch:
- a CDS encoding GNAT family N-acetyltransferase, whose protein sequence is MGELLKSHMQMLRAVAVRWFNACFRMGAKDSMSKKMNQVDVIVPANGFSFRNAEEKDLDFIYRLIISGSERGHFSEAFLTPEGSKGLKLNLRSILTKKQRLDARKPAYGVVYHNEGTPVGFLINSSIYESKGTEIWMMAISEDFQGHGHGSALLDEVLRNFADYRGLLMARCHTASEVMFKMFIKRGFTHKDTGDEGTRILIR, encoded by the coding sequence GTGGGTGAGCTTCTGAAAAGTCATATGCAAATGCTCAGGGCGGTAGCTGTAAGATGGTTTAATGCGTGCTTTAGGATGGGAGCCAAGGATTCTATGTCAAAAAAAATGAATCAAGTCGACGTTATTGTTCCGGCTAATGGGTTTAGTTTTAGAAATGCGGAAGAAAAGGATCTGGATTTTATATACAGGTTGATAATTTCCGGCTCGGAGCGTGGACATTTTTCTGAGGCGTTTCTTACTCCGGAAGGCTCCAAAGGTCTTAAGTTAAATTTGCGTTCGATTTTAACAAAAAAACAGCGTCTAGATGCACGCAAGCCAGCGTATGGTGTTGTCTATCATAACGAAGGAACTCCTGTCGGATTCTTGATTAATAGCTCAATTTATGAATCCAAGGGTACGGAAATTTGGATGATGGCTATATCCGAAGACTTTCAAGGCCATGGACATGGTTCAGCTTTGCTAGATGAGGTTTTGAGGAATTTTGCGGATTACCGTGGACTTTTGATGGCAAGGTGTCATACGGCCTCGGAGGTGATGTTTAAAATGTTTATTAAACGCGGCTTTACCCATAAGGATACCGGCGATGAGGGTACAAGAATTCTCATAAGATAA
- a CDS encoding ATP-binding protein has translation MSIAGFENKTDFTTKLNEHISASGPVKSIQQLFGREKELSLIEEALYANGRHVFIYGDRGVGKSSLAAAAAAQYQSPDNSPIQIGCGPDTKFYETIENLVDRVMKSLAGKYDHVISQTINIKIYSISWKNTAKKVEISKVDSMYSAVNATEEIAKYHSENPVVIIDEFDQIDSEVERKLFATFLKDLGDRGVNVKFIFTGVSTSLEKLLGSHESSFRQLHTIGLERLGWSAREDIVRDAAAAFSLLVDDDVCFKIAKISNGFPYYAHLITEKLLWLAFNEESYISRLDGATFEKALEDAILSIGAHLKRPYEQATSHRSPDYTEILWATSDSEDIIRYGESIFLSYIRIHEKLHGKNPSVEYRPLSQSSFLTKLRDLKKKQYGEIIENALDRKGIYTYRENILRGFIAMKALEGGVELQGNIPDAPKAPTAMAKAKRPTSAGKDNTPRIKFRGEEELHEED, from the coding sequence ATGTCGATTGCAGGCTTTGAGAATAAAACCGACTTTACTACAAAGCTGAACGAGCATATTTCAGCGTCAGGCCCAGTTAAGAGTATACAACAGCTTTTCGGCCGCGAAAAAGAGTTATCTTTGATAGAAGAGGCTCTATATGCCAATGGACGTCATGTCTTTATTTATGGAGATCGGGGTGTAGGGAAATCCTCACTAGCAGCCGCCGCTGCCGCTCAGTATCAGTCTCCCGACAACTCACCTATACAAATAGGTTGCGGGCCTGATACTAAGTTCTATGAAACCATTGAGAATTTAGTCGACAGGGTGATGAAATCGCTTGCCGGAAAATACGACCATGTAATAAGCCAAACCATTAACATCAAGATTTACTCTATTAGCTGGAAGAACACTGCCAAAAAAGTTGAAATTTCTAAGGTAGACTCAATGTACTCAGCGGTGAACGCCACTGAAGAGATTGCAAAATATCACTCTGAGAACCCTGTTGTAATCATCGATGAATTCGATCAGATAGATTCGGAGGTCGAAAGAAAATTATTCGCTACGTTCCTTAAAGATCTAGGGGATAGAGGAGTGAATGTAAAATTTATTTTTACTGGGGTATCTACATCACTAGAAAAACTCTTAGGTTCACACGAGTCGAGCTTCCGACAGTTGCACACCATTGGACTTGAGCGTCTAGGATGGTCAGCGCGTGAGGATATCGTCCGAGATGCTGCCGCTGCGTTCTCGCTTTTGGTAGATGACGACGTGTGTTTCAAAATTGCTAAAATCTCTAACGGCTTTCCATATTATGCACATCTAATTACGGAAAAACTTCTCTGGCTCGCATTTAACGAAGAGTCTTATATCAGCCGCTTGGACGGCGCGACTTTTGAAAAAGCACTTGAAGATGCGATTTTAAGTATCGGCGCTCATCTCAAACGGCCCTACGAACAAGCAACATCTCACAGATCTCCTGACTACACCGAAATACTTTGGGCGACAAGTGACTCGGAGGATATTATCAGATATGGCGAGAGTATCTTTTTGTCATATATCCGCATACATGAAAAGCTGCACGGAAAAAATCCGTCGGTAGAATATCGCCCATTATCCCAGTCAAGCTTTCTTACAAAATTACGCGACTTGAAGAAGAAACAGTATGGCGAGATAATTGAGAACGCACTAGACAGAAAAGGAATTTACACCTATAGGGAAAATATACTGCGAGGCTTTATAGCTATGAAGGCTCTTGAAGGAGGGGTGGAACTGCAAGGAAATATACCGGACGCCCCTAAAGCACCAACTGCAATGGCAAAAGCTAAGCGACCCACTTCTGCGGGAAAAGACAATACTCCTCGTATAAAATTCAGGGGAGAGGAAGAGTTACATGAAGAAGATTGA
- a CDS encoding DEAD/DEAH box helicase has product MPKPQGINDLYTSQAEVLEAWFERKDERDTVVKLHTGGGKTLVGLLIAQSTLNDLKEPVLYLAPTTQLVKQTLEKAKSLGILAVPYTRGQPLHDDFVNGKAVMVASYKALFNGHSKFGVRGQKMPIRVGAVILDDAHVAFSVVRESFTLEVSSEDDNETYKALCTLFRTAFRDIDRLGTFDDTVSGLNNGVVEVPYWAWNEQLDTVRGMLRGDGVNVPFAWPLLRDNLHLCHALISSKAFTITSVLPQVNNFPTFADAPRRIYMSATIADDSEIVRTFDADPQLVNNALTSRSLAGISERMILIPSLMPFDFDPQQVAKSTLKQVAGMNLGAVALVHANYAAQAWTDTAQFAEGSDQVENAIEALQSRRTNGPFVFANRYDGIDLPGDSCRVLVMEGLPSGTSDYELLRAATLYGGATISRMLAQRIEQGIGRGARGAGDHCVVLLLGSDLAGWIAKDANFRLLTSATRAQLEMGSTVSKEVSDVNDLTNTIALSINRDIGWIEYHAATLAENVGPEAPDPKRFNTASTERKAFNLWADGFYDKAIARLDQVAGSQDAVDDQTRGWLYQLAGRIADNWGQAERSDELQRSAFSANRNLLRPRTSPPYRPLPSPGAQGAAIAAQLRGYRIRRGLLQRFEEVVSRLHGNASANQFEQALADLGSLIGLTTERHDVGGEGPDVLWLLPNKAALILEAKSRKKDKNPLTKEEHGQLLVAEQWFVQNYPGYSSHRVVVHPTNKATAAASAHESYALTLDRLNQLVAESRVLLRELCESQLTDIELEGQCQHSIEHSPIRADRLVNYLVPFVEG; this is encoded by the coding sequence ATGCCCAAGCCTCAGGGCATCAATGATCTGTACACCAGTCAAGCTGAGGTGCTGGAGGCATGGTTCGAGCGAAAGGATGAGCGTGACACGGTGGTCAAGCTCCACACTGGGGGCGGGAAGACTCTGGTTGGTCTGCTGATTGCTCAGTCGACCCTGAATGACCTCAAAGAGCCCGTTCTGTATCTGGCTCCGACCACGCAGTTAGTCAAACAGACCTTGGAGAAAGCGAAATCGTTGGGGATTCTTGCTGTCCCATACACCCGAGGTCAGCCCCTGCACGACGACTTTGTGAACGGCAAGGCGGTTATGGTCGCCTCGTACAAAGCTTTGTTCAACGGCCATAGTAAGTTTGGGGTTCGTGGGCAAAAAATGCCCATCAGAGTGGGTGCAGTCATCCTCGATGACGCCCACGTAGCATTCTCCGTGGTGCGCGAGTCGTTCACCCTTGAGGTTTCCTCTGAGGATGACAACGAAACGTACAAGGCGCTGTGCACCTTGTTCCGAACTGCTTTTCGAGACATCGATCGGCTAGGCACCTTTGACGATACCGTTTCAGGGCTGAATAACGGCGTCGTGGAAGTCCCTTATTGGGCCTGGAATGAGCAGTTGGATACCGTAAGAGGAATGTTGCGAGGCGACGGTGTGAACGTTCCCTTTGCTTGGCCATTGTTGCGAGACAATCTGCATCTGTGCCATGCGCTGATCAGTAGCAAAGCCTTCACCATTACGAGCGTTCTGCCCCAGGTCAACAATTTCCCCACATTTGCTGATGCCCCTCGGCGTATCTATATGTCGGCAACCATCGCTGACGATAGCGAAATTGTCCGTACATTCGACGCCGATCCTCAGCTTGTGAACAACGCTTTAACCTCTAGGTCTCTCGCGGGGATCAGTGAACGGATGATCCTGATCCCTAGCCTGATGCCGTTTGATTTCGACCCGCAACAGGTCGCCAAGTCAACTCTTAAGCAAGTGGCTGGAATGAACCTGGGGGCTGTTGCGTTGGTGCATGCCAACTATGCCGCGCAGGCATGGACTGACACTGCGCAGTTCGCCGAAGGCTCAGACCAGGTGGAGAATGCGATCGAGGCGTTGCAATCGCGTAGAACCAATGGGCCGTTCGTATTTGCCAACCGATACGATGGAATCGATCTACCAGGTGACTCTTGCAGAGTCCTGGTGATGGAAGGGCTTCCCTCCGGCACGTCTGATTATGAGCTTTTACGTGCTGCGACCCTCTACGGTGGAGCTACCATCAGTCGCATGCTCGCTCAGCGCATAGAGCAGGGGATCGGACGCGGAGCACGTGGGGCTGGCGACCATTGCGTAGTGCTGCTTCTTGGCTCGGATTTAGCCGGCTGGATTGCCAAGGACGCGAACTTTAGGCTGCTCACGAGCGCAACTCGGGCACAGCTCGAAATGGGGTCGACAGTCAGCAAGGAAGTCAGTGACGTCAACGATCTGACAAATACAATTGCGCTTAGCATCAATCGGGACATCGGATGGATTGAGTACCATGCTGCTACCCTCGCGGAGAACGTGGGGCCAGAGGCGCCAGACCCGAAGCGGTTCAATACGGCCTCAACAGAACGCAAGGCCTTCAACCTGTGGGCCGATGGATTTTATGACAAGGCGATCGCGCGCCTGGATCAGGTAGCAGGCTCTCAGGACGCGGTGGATGACCAGACGCGCGGTTGGCTGTACCAATTGGCAGGCCGTATCGCGGATAACTGGGGACAAGCCGAGCGCAGTGACGAGCTTCAACGATCGGCATTTTCCGCAAACCGTAACCTTTTACGCCCGCGCACCTCTCCTCCCTACCGCCCTCTGCCGTCTCCCGGTGCGCAAGGCGCAGCGATTGCCGCTCAGCTCCGTGGATACCGTATCAGACGTGGTCTGCTTCAACGCTTCGAGGAGGTGGTATCCAGGTTACACGGCAACGCTTCTGCTAATCAGTTCGAGCAGGCGCTTGCAGACCTTGGTAGCTTGATAGGGCTTACTACAGAGCGCCATGACGTCGGCGGGGAAGGGCCTGATGTTCTATGGCTTTTACCCAACAAGGCTGCCCTGATTCTGGAAGCAAAAAGTCGCAAAAAGGACAAAAATCCGTTGACCAAGGAGGAGCATGGTCAGCTTCTGGTCGCAGAACAGTGGTTTGTTCAAAACTACCCCGGCTACTCGAGTCACCGTGTGGTTGTGCACCCCACTAACAAGGCAACCGCTGCAGCGTCAGCGCACGAGAGCTATGCGCTCACGCTTGATCGGTTGAATCAACTGGTTGCCGAATCTCGGGTATTGCTGAGAGAGCTATGTGAGTCTCAATTAACCGACATCGAGCTTGAAGGGCAGTGTCAGCATTCAATCGAGCACTCGCCGATACGGGCGGACAGGTTGGTCAACTACCTGGTGCCTTTCGTGGAGGGGTAG
- a CDS encoding UvrD-helicase domain-containing protein, with product MSTIKDVADEVTLNADDVIQECLNLETPRSFFLYAGAGSGKTHSLVVAVKSLKERERQRLTFEGRQIAIITYTNAACEEIARRLEHDPLVEVSTIHAFSWKMIKGFNDDIREWLRIKLASDVAELDDRLGRARTVNKTSQANQASRDSKARRLAALDEIPEFTYSPTGDNVSRQSLNHSEVIQMAAAFLPQPPLLDVMADRHPVLLIDESQDTNGALMDAFLKAQAAIPGRFCLGLLGDTMQRIYNDGKPGLDEAIPPDWAKPEKRINRRCPIRVVKLINDIRAGADDHLQIPKPEAAQGSVRMFCTRQAPGLDFSLEDQIAEQMVEITGDAQWATGRDGRKTLILEHKMAARRMGFEGVFAPLYAVAHLNTALMDGTLPILKVFFDGVAPIVAAARSDDFTLMEAVRLRSPLLDPKHLEAAGNNQFELLESVGVATHALCEMLKDNNPLIEEVAQILQSSGLLALPDRLVAAMAQGATADRAPETSDREALEIHAYRVVLGRRYSEMAAFAGYANGLSPYGTHQGVKGLEFPRVMVILNDEEAGGFLFSYEKLLGVTPASATDMKNQSEGKDTSLSRTRRLLYVTCSRAEESLAIVVYSAQPEVARDRVIDAGWLTAEEVVVL from the coding sequence ATGAGTACCATAAAGGATGTCGCCGATGAAGTTACGCTGAATGCGGATGACGTTATCCAGGAATGCCTGAACCTGGAGACGCCACGTAGCTTCTTCCTATACGCCGGTGCCGGCTCAGGTAAGACCCACTCACTCGTCGTAGCCGTGAAATCACTCAAGGAACGTGAGCGTCAGCGCCTCACCTTTGAGGGGCGGCAAATAGCGATCATCACGTACACCAACGCAGCCTGTGAGGAAATCGCACGTCGCCTTGAGCACGATCCGCTGGTTGAGGTTTCAACCATTCATGCTTTCTCTTGGAAGATGATCAAGGGCTTCAACGACGATATTCGTGAATGGTTACGTATCAAACTTGCGAGCGACGTCGCTGAATTGGACGACAGGCTCGGTCGGGCGAGAACAGTGAACAAGACTTCCCAAGCTAACCAGGCGAGCCGGGATAGCAAAGCTCGTCGTTTGGCGGCCCTAGATGAAATTCCTGAATTTACCTACAGTCCGACGGGAGATAACGTAAGTAGGCAATCGCTGAACCACAGTGAAGTCATCCAGATGGCTGCAGCGTTTTTACCCCAGCCGCCTTTACTCGATGTTATGGCGGATCGGCACCCGGTGCTGCTCATTGATGAAAGCCAAGATACGAATGGCGCGCTCATGGATGCATTTCTGAAAGCTCAGGCAGCGATTCCTGGGAGATTTTGCTTAGGACTGCTCGGCGACACGATGCAGCGTATCTATAACGACGGGAAGCCAGGGCTTGATGAGGCGATACCACCAGATTGGGCCAAGCCTGAAAAACGTATCAATCGCCGTTGTCCGATTCGAGTTGTCAAATTGATCAACGATATCCGCGCCGGCGCCGATGATCATCTGCAGATACCAAAGCCGGAAGCTGCCCAAGGTTCCGTACGTATGTTCTGCACCCGGCAAGCGCCCGGGCTGGATTTCAGCTTGGAAGACCAGATCGCTGAGCAAATGGTAGAGATTACGGGTGATGCTCAGTGGGCCACCGGCAGGGATGGCCGCAAGACGCTGATCCTAGAGCACAAGATGGCTGCCCGTCGGATGGGGTTTGAAGGCGTGTTCGCTCCGCTCTATGCAGTTGCACATCTGAATACCGCGCTGATGGACGGTACGCTACCCATCCTCAAGGTTTTCTTCGATGGGGTCGCTCCAATCGTCGCCGCAGCCCGTTCGGATGATTTCACGCTCATGGAGGCGGTGCGGCTGCGCTCTCCTTTGCTTGATCCTAAGCACCTGGAGGCGGCTGGCAACAATCAATTCGAGCTGCTGGAGTCTGTTGGAGTAGCGACCCATGCACTCTGCGAGATGCTCAAAGATAACAATCCCTTGATTGAAGAGGTGGCTCAAATCCTCCAGAGTTCGGGTTTGCTTGCGCTGCCTGATCGACTCGTTGCTGCAATGGCTCAAGGTGCCACTGCAGACCGAGCACCAGAAACGTCCGATCGTGAGGCGCTTGAAATCCATGCTTATCGGGTTGTCCTGGGGCGTCGTTACTCAGAGATGGCGGCGTTCGCAGGCTACGCAAATGGTCTCTCGCCCTACGGTACCCACCAGGGAGTCAAAGGCCTGGAGTTTCCCCGGGTGATGGTCATCCTGAACGACGAAGAAGCCGGTGGCTTTCTGTTTAGCTATGAGAAATTGCTCGGTGTTACACCTGCCTCCGCCACAGATATGAAGAATCAGAGCGAGGGCAAAGACACGTCGCTGTCACGCACACGTAGGCTCCTGTACGTCACCTGCAGTCGTGCAGAGGAGAGCTTGGCCATCGTGGTCTACAGCGCCCAGCCAGAGGTTGCGAGGGATAGAGTCATTGACGCTGGCTGGTTGACAGCCGAAGAGGTCGTAGTGCTTTAA
- a CDS encoding AAA family ATPase: MQIQYLEIANFRKLLSVRIDLASTTTLLVGANNSGKSSAMLALRKFLLSKATAFRLQDLTLAHLTTINDIGAEWEEADETFEIPAANHWTHWLPTLDLWVEASKGELHYIKDLIPNFAWKGGCVGMRFRLEPKDMAKLFTDYRKERNRVKTLLQEILSKTEEGKKPPTLSLWPQTLHDYLNRRLGAMFTIRWYRLDPAQLCDPDPETRHASLQALSANALPLESNPLTDLIRVHEINAQRGFGDSAEESITEGRGGSGKKLTEQLRAYYSRHLDPGDSPDISDLEALTAIQAAQSAFDSRLTSSFAPALAEVAGLGYPNTTDPAIRVETRLSPTDGMNHEAAVLFELDSVAGAPGAPPMRLPETSNGLGYQNLISMIFQLMAFRDEWLRKYKNIEEQSDAGIEPIHLVLVEEPEAHLHVQVQQAFIKHAYHVLCNEPLLKKYPRLKTQLVVSSHSSHVAHETDYANLRYFRRLPAGMACVPIPVSTVSNLSTVFGDKNSHRQTKEFVTRYLRAQHADLFFADAVILVEGAAERMMLPHFLRSQFPFLDRCYITILDIGGSHAHRLRPLVDALGIVTLVITDLDAGLKKSAVPVKRKAKQETNNPTLRSWVTALGIGHDVDTLLDLDGEQKSQQIDHLFAIRIAYQTPINIVLPKTKGEAQALPNTFEDSLVLSNVQHFATKQGRGLTKAFAKALRDCATADDLGKALFDALRSGDKAEFALQVLGDPDFAKVAVPEYIREGLVWLEEKLQKKSKELLIIPTASVEVTPE; encoded by the coding sequence ATGCAGATCCAGTATTTGGAGATCGCGAATTTCCGCAAGCTCCTGTCCGTTCGAATCGACCTGGCGAGCACCACCACCCTGTTGGTCGGGGCCAACAACAGTGGTAAGTCCTCCGCAATGTTGGCGTTGCGTAAATTCCTGCTCTCGAAAGCGACTGCTTTTCGCCTCCAGGATTTAACGCTTGCTCACCTCACGACCATTAATGACATTGGTGCCGAGTGGGAAGAGGCTGACGAAACCTTCGAGATACCAGCGGCAAACCATTGGACGCATTGGTTACCCACTCTCGATCTATGGGTGGAAGCCTCGAAAGGGGAGTTGCACTACATCAAGGATCTGATTCCCAATTTTGCCTGGAAAGGTGGCTGCGTCGGGATGCGTTTTCGACTTGAGCCCAAGGACATGGCCAAACTCTTCACCGATTACCGGAAAGAGCGTAACCGGGTCAAAACGTTGTTGCAGGAGATCTTGAGCAAGACCGAGGAAGGAAAAAAACCGCCCACGCTGTCACTTTGGCCGCAAACCCTGCATGACTACCTTAACCGGCGCTTGGGAGCGATGTTCACCATACGCTGGTATCGTCTCGACCCGGCGCAGCTCTGCGACCCAGATCCCGAGACACGTCACGCCAGCCTGCAAGCACTGTCTGCGAATGCACTTCCGCTGGAGAGCAATCCGCTGACCGATCTTATACGCGTGCACGAGATCAATGCGCAGCGCGGCTTCGGTGATAGCGCCGAGGAGTCCATCACTGAGGGGCGAGGTGGTTCAGGGAAAAAACTGACTGAGCAATTGCGTGCTTACTACAGTCGGCATCTCGATCCTGGTGACAGCCCTGATATTTCGGACTTGGAGGCGCTGACAGCCATTCAAGCTGCACAGTCGGCTTTCGATTCCCGACTAACCTCCAGTTTCGCTCCTGCACTTGCGGAGGTCGCAGGCCTGGGCTATCCGAACACTACTGATCCGGCGATTAGGGTAGAAACCCGGCTTTCCCCTACGGACGGCATGAACCATGAAGCTGCGGTGCTGTTCGAGTTGGATTCAGTCGCAGGCGCACCTGGTGCTCCTCCCATGCGGCTCCCCGAAACATCCAACGGCCTCGGTTATCAGAACCTGATCTCGATGATTTTCCAGTTGATGGCATTTCGGGATGAGTGGCTGAGGAAGTACAAAAATATCGAGGAGCAGTCCGACGCCGGCATCGAACCGATCCACCTTGTGCTGGTTGAGGAGCCTGAGGCTCATCTCCATGTCCAAGTGCAGCAGGCCTTCATCAAGCACGCGTATCACGTCCTATGTAATGAGCCGCTTCTCAAGAAATACCCGAGGCTCAAAACACAGCTGGTGGTCAGCTCCCACTCCAGCCATGTTGCTCACGAGACGGATTATGCAAACCTTCGGTATTTCCGAAGGTTACCCGCAGGAATGGCCTGTGTACCCATCCCGGTGTCCACCGTTTCTAACTTGAGCACAGTGTTCGGTGACAAAAACAGTCACAGGCAAACTAAGGAGTTCGTGACTCGTTACCTGCGGGCGCAGCATGCAGATCTCTTCTTCGCTGACGCGGTGATCTTGGTTGAGGGCGCTGCGGAACGAATGATGTTGCCGCATTTCTTACGCAGTCAATTTCCGTTCCTTGATCGTTGCTACATCACCATCCTGGATATTGGAGGTAGTCACGCACATCGCCTAAGGCCATTAGTCGATGCGCTGGGAATTGTGACCCTGGTGATCACGGATTTGGACGCCGGACTGAAGAAATCAGCGGTACCCGTCAAGCGCAAGGCCAAACAAGAAACCAACAACCCCACCCTGCGTAGTTGGGTGACCGCGCTGGGAATAGGGCACGATGTCGACACACTGCTGGATCTGGATGGGGAGCAAAAATCGCAGCAGATAGACCACTTGTTTGCAATCCGCATTGCGTATCAGACCCCCATCAACATTGTTCTGCCTAAGACTAAAGGTGAAGCCCAGGCGCTGCCCAACACGTTTGAGGACAGTCTGGTGCTGAGCAACGTGCAGCACTTTGCAACCAAGCAGGGGCGGGGTCTGACCAAGGCTTTCGCCAAAGCGCTGCGTGATTGTGCAACTGCAGACGACCTAGGTAAGGCTTTGTTCGACGCGCTCAGGTCGGGTGACAAGGCGGAATTCGCGCTACAGGTGCTTGGAGATCCCGACTTCGCCAAGGTTGCTGTTCCAGAGTACATCCGGGAAGGGCTCGTCTGGTTAGAGGAAAAGCTGCAAAAGAAGAGTAAGGAGCTCTTGATTATCCCGACGGCCAGTGTCGAGGTGACTCCCGAATGA